The genome window GCGTTTGTCCTGATCCAGACCAGCCGCGAATCCACCGCCGAAACCGCCGAGGCCGTAGCCGAGATTCCTGGGGTGGCCGAGGTGTACTCGGTGACGGGTGAGTGGGATCTGGTGGCGATTTTACGCTTCAAAGACTTCGAGCAGCTCGACGATATCGTAACCCTGGGGCTGCGGAAGCTAAAGGGCATCGAGCGCACCCAGACCCTGCTGGCTTTCCGGGCTTATTCGCGCAAGCTGCTCGAGCAGGGCTTCAACATTGGCAGCGAAGGTTTGTAGCTATTTTATGTTTCGCTTCTTCATGCTCTTGCAGCTTGGGCTGGTGCTGGTAGGCCTGGTCTGGATGGAGCTAGCTGGCTATACTGCCATCAAAAGCCCTGATCCCCTGCGCGATAGCCTGGCCTTTCTGCTGCTGTTCTTTGGGTTAATGGGGCTCGAGCGCCTGTTCTCTCTGCTGTTCCCCAAGAGTTTTCAGGCTGCCGAAGCCCTGCACGGCCAGCTTGGCACACTGATGCGCGCCCAGGGCATTAGCCATCATCAGGCCTTGCTGCTGGCATTGGTCTCTGGCGTGGGGGAAGAGGTGTTTTTCCGCGGGGCCTTGCAAAACGCCTTGCTGGGCGGCTGGCCGGGAGT of Meiothermus sp. contains these proteins:
- a CDS encoding Lrp/AsnC ligand binding domain-containing protein, whose protein sequence is MITAFVLIQTSRESTAETAEAVAEIPGVAEVYSVTGEWDLVAILRFKDFEQLDDIVTLGLRKLKGIERTQTLLAFRAYSRKLLEQGFNIGSEGL
- a CDS encoding CPBP family intramembrane glutamic endopeptidase, yielding MFRFFMLLQLGLVLVGLVWMELAGYTAIKSPDPLRDSLAFLLLFFGLMGLERLFSLLFPKSFQAAEALHGQLGTLMRAQGISHHQALLLALVSGVGEEVFFRGALQNALLGGWPGVLLQAVVFTALHPVPDQRAWSYPLFIFLGGLMFGSAYLLTGSLLPGMLAHYLHNARGFYELLDRGENEHHA